From Gemmobacter sp., the proteins below share one genomic window:
- a CDS encoding PRC-barrel domain-containing protein, which yields MTTHAAPLNAATSSLISGKDDVKGTKVYSPSGDDLGHIDDVMIDPSSGKVVYGVLQFGGFLGLGSDYHPIPFGKLRYDHARHGYVTDLTRDQLEGAPRHADNWRTDRAWQQRSYEHYGVPLYWV from the coding sequence ATGACTACCCATGCAGCCCCGCTGAATGCCGCGACCTCCTCGCTGATCTCTGGCAAGGACGACGTCAAGGGCACCAAGGTCTACAGCCCGTCGGGCGATGATCTGGGCCATATCGACGATGTGATGATCGACCCGTCCTCGGGCAAGGTGGTCTATGGCGTGTTGCAGTTCGGCGGGTTTCTGGGCCTTGGCTCGGACTATCACCCGATCCCGTTCGGCAAGCTGCGCTATGATCATGCGCGCCACGGCTATGTCACCGACCTGACCCGCGACCAGCTGGAAGGCGCCCCGCGCCATGCCGACAACTGGCGCACCGACCGCGCCTGGCAGCAGCGGTCGTATGAACATTATGGCGTGCCGCTGTACTGGGTGTAA
- a CDS encoding HWE histidine kinase domain-containing protein, producing the protein MSDPALAAAIASCEAEPIHLPGAILPHGAMLVCDPVSLELRFWSRNFASLTNFPGDLFPGQVVFDILGRQLLHDLRNAAAASGARAGAGMLTGVQLPWSDARFDVLMHSHAGATLIELEPAADRAQDRTLDLTRQLIGRLATASGSQRLFTMGARLVQALLGFDRVMVYRFQPGGAGKVVAEARMPTLDSFMGHHFPPGDIPPQARALYLANPIRSIPDAAYQPVPLDPPLRPGQAPVDMSHAQLRSVSPVHCEYLRNMGVGASLSISLIVEGELWGLVACHHPVARIVPPTLRVSAELFGHYFALQIGATERREAMMARAGTREQLDRLMQGLGADAPLAESLAGRLPALAALTGCQGAALWKDGGWTATPTALPPEACRQLLDLPQVGQRPIWHTQEIGSDLPGVAPADGIAGVMVIRLSDTTGDALFLFRRSEAYEVDWAGAPSKMVAEIAGRITLSPRRSFHLWREEVQGRAVPWSEHDLAIAEALRSWLRDALLCEIEAMARERAEAGRRRAVINEELNHRIKNVLSLVKSIATQTGASATSVAEYSSVLEGRLHALASAHDQSLGDGGGSLAALVEAEAVLHRTVAAPDRVVARGPDLVLGDKGYGVLALVIHEMMTNAVKYGALSQPDGRLTVDWSLDPDAGLVIDWRETGGPAVVPPRWFGFGSRLIRSSVEYDLRGHAEIDFAPEGLVARLVIPAHHATTADSPGRMAQAPAARPMSLAGYAVLVVEDQGLIAMDTEETLRQLGARDIRLAASGAQALEMLADFRPDLAMLDVNLGGETSEAVAEALIRQQRPFIFMTGYSDQVMLPPQMLNIPVVRKPVSSAAIALNVAAANAAVRDG; encoded by the coding sequence ATGTCTGACCCCGCCCTTGCCGCAGCCATCGCCAGTTGCGAGGCCGAGCCGATTCACCTGCCCGGGGCCATCCTGCCGCATGGGGCGATGCTTGTCTGCGATCCGGTGTCACTGGAACTCCGTTTCTGGTCGCGCAATTTCGCAAGCCTAACGAACTTCCCCGGCGATCTGTTCCCCGGGCAGGTGGTTTTCGACATTCTCGGCCGCCAGTTGCTGCATGATCTGCGTAATGCGGCAGCAGCATCGGGGGCGCGGGCGGGTGCGGGGATGCTGACTGGGGTGCAACTGCCCTGGTCGGACGCACGGTTCGACGTGCTGATGCACAGCCATGCCGGTGCCACGCTGATCGAACTGGAACCCGCCGCCGACCGCGCACAGGACCGCACGCTGGATCTGACGCGCCAGCTGATCGGGCGGCTGGCCACCGCCTCGGGCTCGCAACGGCTGTTCACCATGGGCGCGCGGCTGGTACAGGCGCTGCTTGGGTTCGACCGGGTGATGGTCTACCGCTTTCAGCCCGGCGGCGCCGGCAAGGTGGTGGCCGAGGCGCGGATGCCCACGCTGGACAGTTTCATGGGCCATCACTTTCCGCCCGGCGATATCCCGCCGCAGGCCCGCGCGCTGTATCTGGCCAATCCCATCCGGTCCATTCCCGACGCCGCCTATCAGCCGGTGCCGCTGGACCCGCCCTTGCGCCCCGGGCAGGCGCCGGTCGACATGTCGCATGCGCAATTGCGCAGCGTGTCGCCGGTGCATTGCGAATATCTGCGCAACATGGGGGTCGGCGCCTCGTTGTCGATCTCGCTGATCGTCGAGGGGGAATTGTGGGGCCTTGTCGCCTGCCACCACCCCGTTGCGCGGATAGTGCCGCCGACGCTGCGGGTGTCGGCGGAACTGTTCGGGCATTACTTCGCCCTACAGATCGGCGCCACCGAACGGCGCGAGGCGATGATGGCCCGCGCCGGCACCCGCGAACAGCTGGACCGGCTGATGCAAGGCCTGGGTGCCGATGCGCCGCTGGCCGAAAGCCTGGCGGGGCGCCTGCCTGCGCTGGCCGCGCTGACCGGCTGCCAGGGGGCCGCGCTGTGGAAGGATGGCGGCTGGACCGCCACGCCCACCGCCTTGCCGCCAGAGGCCTGCCGCCAGCTGCTGGATCTGCCGCAGGTCGGCCAGCGGCCGATCTGGCACACGCAAGAGATCGGTTCCGATCTGCCGGGGGTCGCCCCGGCCGACGGCATCGCCGGGGTCATGGTCATCCGGCTGTCGGACACCACCGGCGACGCGCTGTTCCTGTTCCGCCGCAGCGAGGCGTACGAGGTGGACTGGGCCGGCGCCCCGTCCAAGATGGTGGCCGAGATTGCCGGCCGCATCACCCTGTCGCCCCGCCGCAGCTTTCACCTGTGGCGCGAGGAGGTGCAGGGCCGCGCCGTGCCCTGGAGCGAGCATGACCTGGCCATTGCCGAGGCGCTGCGGTCCTGGCTGCGCGATGCGCTGCTGTGCGAGATCGAGGCCATGGCCCGCGAACGCGCCGAGGCCGGCCGCCGCCGCGCGGTGATCAACGAGGAACTGAACCACCGCATCAAGAACGTGCTGTCGCTGGTCAAGTCCATTGCAACCCAGACCGGCGCCAGCGCCACCAGTGTGGCGGAATATTCCAGCGTGCTGGAAGGGCGCCTGCATGCGCTGGCCAGCGCGCATGACCAGTCGCTGGGCGATGGCGGCGGGTCGCTGGCCGCGCTGGTCGAGGCCGAGGCGGTGCTGCACCGCACCGTTGCCGCCCCTGATCGCGTGGTGGCGCGCGGCCCCGACCTGGTGCTGGGCGACAAGGGCTATGGCGTGCTGGCGCTGGTCATCCACGAGATGATGACGAATGCCGTCAAATACGGTGCCCTGTCGCAGCCCGACGGGCGGCTGACGGTGGACTGGTCGCTGGACCCCGATGCGGGGCTGGTGATCGACTGGCGGGAAACCGGCGGCCCGGCGGTGGTGCCGCCACGGTGGTTCGGCTTTGGCTCTCGGCTGATCCGAAGTTCGGTGGAATACGACCTGCGCGGCCATGCCGAAATCGACTTTGCCCCCGAAGGCCTGGTCGCGCGGCTGGTCATTCCGGCCCACCATGCCACCACGGCCGACAGCCCCGGCCGGATGGCGCAGGCGCCTGCGGCCCGGCCGATGTCGCTGGCCGGCTATGCCGTTCTGGTGGTCGAGGATCAGGGCCTGATCGCCATGGATACCGAAGAAACCCTGCGCCAGCTGGGTGCCCGCGACATCCGCCTTGCCGCCAGCGGCGCGCAGGCGCTGGAGATGCTGGCCGATTTTCGCCCCGACCTGGCGATGCTGGACGTGAACCTGGGCGGTGAAACATCCGAAGCGGTGGCCGAGGCGCTGATCCGCCAGCAGCGGCCGTTCATCTTCATGACCGGCTACAGCGACCAGGTGATGCTGCCGCCGCAGATGCTGAACATCCCCGTGGTGCGCAAGCCGGTCAGTTCGGCCGCCATCGCGCTGAACGTGGCGGCCGCCAATGCCGCCGTGCGCGACGGCTGA
- a CDS encoding Crp/Fnr family transcriptional regulator, whose protein sequence is MAQSDPPRPDNLLLSRLGPDDWHLIARHLVPHQLAAGHVLQKSGEDVVQTWFPCGGASAGFRAWIDGDGRTVDVAAIGREGAIGGIVSNGHIPAYATTEVRDSGLFLAIRTAQLERAKLDSLALRHWVARYSDCLVAQLLQNSACNAAHTIRQRAARWLLAAAARGDACEVPLTQEQFAAILGVGRTFVTRTVQDLRQAGLIETRRGVFVLRDVDGLQAVSCDCSDHIAAHFETVMAGVYPAAQAPEC, encoded by the coding sequence ATGGCCCAATCCGACCCGCCCCGTCCCGACAATCTGCTGCTGTCGCGCCTTGGCCCCGACGACTGGCACCTGATCGCCCGGCATCTGGTGCCGCATCAGCTGGCCGCGGGGCATGTGCTGCAAAAGTCTGGCGAAGACGTGGTCCAGACCTGGTTTCCCTGCGGGGGCGCCAGCGCCGGTTTCCGGGCCTGGATCGACGGCGACGGGCGCACGGTGGACGTCGCGGCAATCGGGCGCGAAGGGGCGATCGGCGGCATCGTGTCGAACGGGCACATTCCCGCCTATGCCACCACCGAGGTGCGCGACAGCGGCCTGTTCCTGGCGATCCGCACCGCGCAGCTGGAACGCGCCAAGCTGGACTCGCTGGCACTGCGGCACTGGGTGGCGCGCTATTCCGACTGTCTGGTGGCGCAGCTGTTGCAGAACTCGGCCTGCAATGCCGCGCATACCATCCGGCAACGCGCCGCGCGCTGGTTGCTGGCGGCCGCCGCGCGCGGCGATGCCTGCGAAGTGCCGCTGACCCAGGAACAGTTCGCCGCCATCCTTGGGGTGGGGCGCACCTTCGTGACCCGCACGGTGCAGGATCTGCGCCAGGCTGGCCTGATCGAGACGCGGCGCGGCGTCTTTGTGCTGCGCGACGTGGACGGGTTGCAGGCGGTGTCCTGCGACTGTTCCGATCATATCGCGGCGCATTTCGAAACGGTGATGGCCGGGGTCTATCCGGCGGCGCAGGCGCCGGAATGCTAG
- a CDS encoding response regulator: protein MISDRMRAVDTMVLAGVAGIVGVTFAADIIVPLGRNLWLAYFLAMVLSFTSQRVWLPPAVAGVTVILLVIGLYTGSPGMDRTLPLLNRSIAAGVLIILAFAGVLIIRNRQRLTAHDWQQRAEVRLAQELQGELTAEQIGDGSLRVLGDVLGARAGAVFLADGGTMQRLAAWGLDEAAVPAGHGHLWRAVRENRVIAMAAPADSALGWRSALLQGRAAHVVMVPTRAGTEVNGVIEIGLDAAPAARALHLLEQAAEKIGVDLRSAAYRDRLHALLEETRRQSEELHSHAEELAATNAELEEQTRSLQDSERRLRDQQAELEEQNAQLEMQTTQLEEQRDALAISRRQLAEQAETLERESRYKSEFVANMSHELRTPLNALLIMARLLAENRPGNLTQEQVHWAGTIESSGKDLLALINDILDLARIEAGKVDVNAEPVSPASITARLKRIYETPAQQRGLVLRLDQPADVPDIVTDSARVEQILRNFLSNAIKFTEAGSVTLGLRAEAGGVAFWVRDTGIGIAPGQQSAVFEAFRQADGTISRRYGGTGLGLSISRDLAGLLGGRITVDSTPGKGSTFTLHLPDRIDSTPLPARAPAAPAPDLPPAPAGAPLGRLAGLIDDRDRLADDDRLLLIVEDDPVFARILLDLAHELGFRALAVGTADDAIRAAQRHRPQGIVLDVGLPDHSGLTVLDRLKRDPNTRHIPVHIVSAEDHTREALAQGAVSYMLKPVERQALVQAIESLGQRLEQRPRRVLIVEDDAIQLEGLQELLKSDSVQTHGATTAAEAIAACRNTTFDCIVMDMTLPDASGFDLLEKLSEDETAPFPPVIVYTARALTEAEEQRLRRYSRSIIIKGAKSPERLIDEVTLFLHQVVSDLPARQREMLAASLNRDAQLDGRRILVVEDDIRNVYALSGVFEPHGVNVQIARNGREALEALGRVADGAGPKIDLVLMDVMMPEMDGLTATREIRRIDRWKTLPIIMLTAKAMADDHAQCLAAGANDYLSKPLDVDKLLSLARVWMPR from the coding sequence ATGATCTCTGATCGGATGCGGGCCGTCGATACGATGGTTCTGGCCGGCGTTGCCGGCATCGTCGGCGTGACCTTTGCCGCCGACATCATCGTGCCGCTGGGGCGCAACCTGTGGCTGGCCTATTTCCTGGCCATGGTGCTGTCCTTTACCTCGCAGCGCGTCTGGCTGCCGCCGGCGGTGGCGGGGGTGACCGTGATCTTGCTGGTGATCGGTCTTTACACCGGATCGCCCGGGATGGACCGCACCCTGCCGCTGCTGAACCGCAGCATCGCGGCGGGCGTGCTGATTATCCTGGCGTTTGCCGGCGTGCTGATTATCCGCAATCGCCAGCGGCTGACCGCGCATGACTGGCAGCAGCGGGCCGAGGTGCGGCTGGCGCAGGAATTGCAGGGCGAACTGACGGCGGAACAGATCGGCGACGGCAGCCTGCGCGTGCTGGGCGACGTGCTGGGCGCCCGGGCCGGGGCGGTGTTCCTGGCCGATGGTGGCACCATGCAGCGGCTGGCGGCCTGGGGCCTGGACGAGGCGGCGGTGCCCGCCGGCCATGGCCACCTGTGGCGCGCGGTGCGGGAAAACCGGGTGATCGCCATGGCCGCGCCGGCCGACAGCGCGCTTGGCTGGCGCAGCGCCCTGTTGCAGGGCCGTGCTGCGCATGTCGTCATGGTGCCGACCCGCGCCGGAACCGAGGTGAACGGCGTGATCGAGATCGGCCTTGATGCCGCGCCTGCTGCCCGCGCGCTGCATCTGCTGGAACAGGCCGCCGAAAAGATCGGCGTCGATCTGCGCTCGGCCGCCTACCGCGACCGGCTGCATGCCCTGCTGGAGGAAACCCGCCGCCAGTCCGAGGAACTGCACAGCCACGCCGAGGAACTGGCCGCCACCAACGCGGAACTGGAGGAACAGACCCGCTCGCTTCAGGACAGCGAACGCCGCCTGCGCGACCAGCAGGCCGAACTGGAAGAACAGAACGCCCAGCTGGAAATGCAGACCACCCAGCTGGAAGAACAGCGCGACGCGCTGGCGATCTCGCGCCGGCAACTGGCCGAACAGGCCGAAACGCTGGAACGCGAAAGCCGCTACAAGTCGGAATTCGTTGCCAACATGTCGCACGAACTGCGCACGCCGCTGAATGCCCTGCTGATCATGGCGCGCCTGCTGGCGGAAAACCGGCCGGGCAACCTGACGCAGGAACAGGTGCATTGGGCTGGCACCATCGAAAGCTCGGGCAAGGATCTGCTGGCGCTGATCAACGATATTCTGGATCTGGCCCGGATCGAGGCGGGCAAGGTCGATGTGAACGCCGAACCCGTGTCGCCCGCCAGCATCACCGCGCGGCTAAAGCGCATCTACGAAACGCCGGCGCAGCAACGCGGGCTGGTGCTGCGGCTGGACCAGCCGGCCGATGTGCCCGATATCGTGACCGATTCCGCGCGGGTGGAACAGATCCTGCGCAACTTCCTGTCGAACGCGATCAAGTTCACCGAGGCAGGCAGCGTGACCCTTGGCCTGCGGGCCGAGGCGGGGGGCGTTGCCTTTTGGGTGCGCGATACCGGCATCGGTATTGCCCCCGGTCAGCAGAGCGCGGTGTTCGAGGCGTTCCGTCAGGCCGATGGCACCATCTCGCGCCGCTATGGCGGCACGGGGCTGGGCCTGTCGATCTCGCGCGATCTGGCGGGGTTGCTGGGCGGGCGGATCACGGTGGACAGCACGCCGGGCAAGGGCAGCACCTTTACCCTGCACCTGCCCGACCGGATCGACAGCACCCCCCTGCCCGCCCGCGCCCCGGCAGCCCCGGCGCCCGATCTGCCGCCTGCCCCCGCCGGCGCGCCCCTTGGCCGCCTGGCCGGGCTGATCGACGACCGCGACCGTCTGGCCGATGATGACCGCCTGCTGCTGATCGTCGAGGATGACCCCGTCTTTGCCCGCATCCTGCTGGATCTGGCGCATGAACTGGGCTTCCGCGCGCTGGCCGTGGGCACCGCCGACGATGCCATCCGCGCCGCACAGCGTCACCGGCCGCAGGGCATCGTGCTGGATGTGGGCCTGCCCGACCATTCCGGCCTGACCGTGCTGGACCGCCTGAAACGCGATCCGAACACCCGGCATATCCCCGTCCACATCGTCTCGGCCGAGGATCACACCCGCGAGGCGCTGGCGCAGGGCGCCGTCAGCTACATGCTGAAGCCGGTGGAACGGCAGGCGCTGGTGCAGGCCATCGAAAGCCTGGGCCAGCGGCTGGAACAGCGCCCGCGCCGGGTGCTGATCGTCGAGGATGACGCGATCCAGCTGGAAGGGTTGCAGGAACTGCTGAAATCGGATTCCGTCCAGACCCATGGCGCCACCACCGCGGCCGAGGCGATTGCGGCCTGCCGCAACACCACCTTTGACTGCATCGTCATGGACATGACGCTGCCCGATGCCTCGGGCTTTGATCTGCTGGAAAAGCTGTCCGAGGATGAAACGGCGCCCTTCCCGCCCGTCATCGTCTATACCGCCCGCGCCCTGACCGAGGCCGAGGAACAGCGCCTGCGCCGCTATTCGCGGTCGATCATCATCAAGGGTGCCAAATCGCCGGAACGGCTGATCGACGAGGTGACGCTGTTCCTGCATCAGGTGGTGTCCGACCTGCCCGCCCGCCAGCGCGAGATGCTGGCCGCCTCGCTGAACCGCGATGCGCAACTGGACGGGCGGCGGATTCTGGTGGTCGAGGATGATATCCGCAACGTCTATGCCCTCAGCGGCGTGTTCGAACCCCATGGGGTGAATGTCCAGATCGCCCGCAACGGCCGCGAGGCACTGGAGGCACTGGGACGCGTGGCCGACGGGGCCGGGCCCAAGATCGACCTGGTGCTGATGGATGTGATGATGCCGGAAATGGATGGCCTGACCGCCACCCGCGAAATCCGCCGCATCGACCGCTGGAAGACCCTGCCCATCATCATGCTGACGGCCAAGGCCATGGCCGACGATCACGCACAATGCCTGGCCGCCGGGGCGAACGACTATCTGTCGAAACCGCTGGACGTGGACAAGCTCTTGTCGCTGGCCCGCGTCTGGATGCCGCGATGA
- a CDS encoding CheR family methyltransferase, translating into MTDLPDPVSDIELDLFLEGLNRRYHYDFRSYSRSSLMRRAEVARDRLGCASLSELQGRMLREPDALHEIIDSMTVQVSDLFRDPSYYRALRDQVVPHLRTFPSLKVWVAGCANGEELYSLAILFAEEGLLDRTMFYATEINRRALVKAGAGVYDIGRIPGFTANYQLAGGRSSLSDYYTAAYGGAAFNRALRQRTVFSEHDLATDQVFSEVHLVSCRNVMIYFDSALQDRVLELFADSLVRGGFLGLGAHETLRFSSRSAAFTAFNEQERIWRRSTCTEYPHA; encoded by the coding sequence ATGACCGACCTGCCCGATCCGGTCAGCGACATCGAACTTGATCTGTTCCTTGAAGGGTTGAACCGCCGCTATCACTATGATTTCCGGTCCTATTCGCGCAGTTCGCTGATGCGCCGGGCCGAGGTGGCGCGCGACCGGCTGGGCTGTGCCAGCCTGTCGGAATTGCAGGGCCGCATGCTGCGAGAGCCGGACGCGCTGCACGAGATCATCGATTCCATGACGGTGCAGGTCAGCGACCTGTTCCGCGACCCGTCCTATTACCGCGCCCTGCGCGACCAGGTGGTGCCGCATCTGCGGACGTTTCCCTCGCTCAAGGTCTGGGTGGCGGGCTGTGCCAATGGCGAGGAACTGTATTCGCTGGCCATCCTGTTCGCCGAAGAAGGCCTGCTGGACCGGACCATGTTCTACGCGACCGAGATCAACCGCCGCGCCCTGGTCAAGGCGGGGGCCGGGGTCTATGACATCGGGCGCATCCCGGGCTTTACCGCGAATTACCAGCTGGCCGGCGGCCGGTCGTCGCTGTCGGATTACTATACGGCGGCCTATGGCGGGGCGGCCTTCAACCGGGCCTTGCGCCAGCGCACGGTGTTTTCCGAACACGATCTGGCCACCGATCAGGTATTTTCCGAGGTGCATCTGGTGTCCTGCCGCAACGTGATGATCTATTTCGACAGCGCGTTGCAGGACCGCGTACTGGAGCTGTTCGCCGACTCGCTGGTGCGGGGCGGCTTTCTGGGCCTTGGCGCGCATGAAACGCTGCGGTTTTCCAGCCGCAGCGCCGCCTTCACCGCCTTCAACGAACAAGAGCGCATCTGGCGCCGCTCGACCTGCACGGAGTACCCCCATGCCTAA
- a CDS encoding response regulator encodes MPNRPIRFLLVDDVPENLTALEALLRRDGLEIHKAHSAAQALEMMLVQDFQLAFVDVQMPQINGYELAELMRGTERTREIPIIFVTAADRNETRRFRGYEAGGVDYIFKPIDPVILKSKAEVFFRLARQAKDLERQRDELREIAHDRDLAIASLRAHADNSPLALVECDADLVVRGWSQAAERMFGIRQDAVIGRRIDTVPSFAAETLAMFADWIAAHDSLARHSAETVARGADGDIHCELYGSVLTDPSDGRASLSVQILDVTEGHRAEEVRSLLVGELNHRIKNTLANVQAITRQTLRSATDMKDFSTRFSGRLQALARAHSILSDVTWSSASLDELLDDQIKAGTLDCDSLRRSGPRVGLSPENTLRLALVLHELGTNAAKYGALSVPDGRVHLSWRVQAGELVLVWREAGGPPVRAPAAQGFGSTLIGTGIGDNRAEADWQPTGVIWTIRIASGFAVTPGPEATPLPEPEVQAAVTDAITGCRVLLVEDEPLVAMDVSCGLEDAGATVVRVAQTLAEALAAAATDDIDVALLDGNLGGEPVDRVAQALSNRAIPFCFVSGYGREHLPQGFNDAPVLTKPVDPDVLIRTIRLMASERARAAVAV; translated from the coding sequence ATGCCTAACCGGCCGATCCGTTTCCTGCTGGTGGATGATGTTCCCGAAAACCTGACCGCGCTCGAGGCGTTGTTGCGCCGCGACGGGCTGGAAATCCACAAGGCGCATTCGGCCGCACAGGCGCTGGAAATGATGCTGGTGCAGGATTTCCAGCTGGCGTTCGTCGATGTGCAGATGCCCCAGATCAACGGCTATGAGCTGGCCGAGCTGATGCGCGGCACCGAACGCACCCGGGAAATCCCGATCATCTTCGTCACCGCCGCCGACCGGAACGAGACCCGCCGCTTCCGGGGGTACGAGGCGGGCGGCGTGGACTACATCTTCAAGCCGATCGACCCGGTGATCCTGAAGTCCAAGGCCGAGGTGTTCTTTCGCCTGGCCCGGCAGGCCAAGGATCTGGAACGCCAGCGCGACGAACTGCGCGAGATCGCCCATGACCGCGATCTGGCGATTGCCTCGCTGCGGGCGCATGCCGACAATTCGCCGCTGGCGCTGGTGGAATGCGATGCCGATCTGGTGGTGCGCGGCTGGTCGCAGGCGGCGGAACGGATGTTCGGCATCCGGCAGGATGCGGTGATCGGCCGGCGCATCGACACCGTGCCCAGCTTTGCGGCCGAGACGCTGGCCATGTTCGCCGACTGGATTGCCGCGCATGACAGCCTGGCCCGCCACAGCGCCGAAACCGTGGCGCGCGGGGCCGATGGCGACATCCACTGCGAGCTTTACGGTTCGGTCCTGACCGATCCGTCGGATGGCCGCGCCTCGCTGTCGGTGCAGATCCTGGACGTGACCGAAGGCCACCGGGCCGAGGAGGTGCGGTCGCTGCTGGTGGGCGAACTGAACCACCGCATCAAGAACACCCTGGCCAATGTGCAGGCGATCACCCGCCAGACCCTGCGCAGCGCCACCGACATGAAGGATTTCAGCACGCGGTTTTCCGGCCGGTTGCAGGCGCTGGCGCGGGCGCATTCGATCCTGTCGGATGTCACATGGTCCAGCGCCTCGCTGGATGAACTGCTGGACGACCAGATCAAGGCCGGCACGCTGGATTGCGACAGCCTGCGCCGCAGCGGGCCGCGAGTCGGGCTTTCGCCGGAAAACACCCTGCGGCTGGCGCTGGTGCTGCACGAACTGGGCACCAACGCGGCGAAATACGGTGCGCTGTCGGTGCCCGACGGCCGCGTCCATCTGTCCTGGCGGGTCCAGGCGGGCGAACTGGTGCTGGTCTGGCGCGAAGCCGGCGGCCCGCCGGTGCGGGCGCCTGCCGCGCAGGGGTTCGGGTCCACCCTGATCGGCACCGGCATCGGCGACAACCGGGCCGAGGCCGACTGGCAGCCGACAGGCGTGATCTGGACCATCCGCATCGCCAGCGGCTTTGCCGTGACCCCCGGCCCCGAAGCCACCCCCCTGCCCGAACCCGAGGTGCAGGCCGCCGTCACCGATGCGATCACCGGCTGCCGTGTGCTGCTGGTCGAGGACGAGCCGCTGGTGGCGATGGATGTCAGCTGCGGGCTGGAGGATGCGGGCGCAACGGTGGTGCGCGTGGCGCAGACCCTGGCCGAGGCGCTGGCCGCCGCCGCGACCGATGACATCGACGTGGCGCTGCTGGACGGCAACCTGGGCGGAGAGCCGGTGGACCGCGTGGCACAGGCGCTCAGCAACCGGGCGATCCCGTTCTGCTTTGTCTCGGGCTATGGGCGCGAACACCTGCCGCAGGGGTTCAACGATGCCCCGGTGCTGACCAAGCCGGTGGACCCCGACGTGCTGATCCGCACCATCCGCCTGATGGCCTCGGAACGCGCGCGGGCGGCGGTGGCGGTCTAG
- a CDS encoding amidase — MGNIPNPLAGGLASAAERLARGEVTSVALVRACLDRIAALDGALRSFVTLAADQALAAAHHADRRRVAGDAGPLLGVPITVKDMFDIRGLPNTAGMPLRAGAVATGDAALIARLRGAGAVILGTVKLAEGVFGEYRPAGSAPINPWGAGLWPGASSGGSAVAVAARFCAASLASDTGGSARMPAAVTGTTGFKPGHGRLSLDGAFPLAPSFDHAGIIAATAHDAGLVWSALSDAGPPGPMPSRPVIGLDPDWLTGCHPEVLGALDAAIDVMQDHGAQVVKIRLPPTHMVAADWYTVASTEIAGVHAAMFRSAADGYGPALAGAIRAGQATAPATLAAAQARLAEFAQALQQAMQGVDALALPVFPFLPPRLDAMATMDEPTILALHRYTCPFSVSGLPALVLPAGVSAAGLPLAVQLAGPAGAENTLIALGTAFQQVTGWHRRVPPD; from the coding sequence ATGGGCAATATCCCGAATCCGCTGGCCGGGGGCCTTGCGTCCGCCGCCGAGCGCCTTGCGCGGGGCGAGGTAACTTCGGTCGCGCTGGTCCGCGCCTGCCTGGACCGGATCGCGGCCCTGGACGGTGCGCTGCGCAGCTTCGTGACCCTGGCCGCCGATCAGGCGCTGGCCGCGGCCCATCACGCTGATCGGCGCCGGGTGGCGGGCGATGCGGGGCCGCTGCTGGGGGTGCCGATCACGGTCAAGGACATGTTCGACATCCGGGGCCTGCCGAATACCGCCGGCATGCCCCTGCGCGCCGGGGCCGTTGCCACGGGTGACGCCGCGCTGATTGCCCGGCTGAGAGGCGCCGGGGCGGTGATCCTGGGTACGGTAAAGCTGGCCGAGGGGGTGTTCGGCGAATACCGCCCCGCAGGCAGCGCGCCGATCAACCCTTGGGGGGCAGGCCTGTGGCCCGGCGCATCCTCCGGCGGCAGCGCCGTGGCGGTGGCGGCGCGGTTCTGTGCCGCATCGCTGGCATCGGATACCGGGGGATCGGCGCGGATGCCGGCGGCGGTCACGGGAACCACCGGCTTCAAGCCGGGACACGGGCGGCTCAGCCTGGACGGCGCATTTCCGCTGGCGCCATCCTTCGATCACGCCGGCATCATCGCGGCGACGGCGCACGATGCCGGGCTGGTCTGGTCGGCCCTGTCGGATGCCGGGCCGCCTGGGCCTATGCCGTCCCGGCCAGTCATCGGCCTGGATCCGGATTGGCTGACCGGATGCCACCCCGAGGTGCTGGGCGCGCTGGATGCGGCGATCGACGTCATGCAGGACCATGGTGCACAGGTGGTCAAGATCAGGCTGCCGCCGACGCATATGGTCGCGGCCGACTGGTACACCGTTGCCAGCACGGAGATTGCAGGGGTTCATGCCGCGATGTTCCGCAGCGCCGCCGACGGGTATGGCCCGGCACTGGCCGGGGCGATCCGGGCGGGGCAGGCGACCGCGCCCGCGACGCTGGCGGCGGCACAGGCCCGGCTGGCGGAATTTGCGCAGGCGTTGCAGCAGGCCATGCAGGGCGTCGACGCGCTGGCCCTGCCGGTCTTTCCCTTTCTGCCACCCCGGCTGGACGCGATGGCCACGATGGACGAGCCGACGATCCTTGCCTTGCACCGCTATACGTGTCCGTTCTCGGTCTCTGGCCTGCCGGCGCTGGTGCTGCCGGCAGGGGTTTCGGCGGCAGGGCTGCCGCTGGCGGTGCAGCTGGCCGGGCCAGCCGGTGCCGAAAATACGCTGATCGCCCTGGGCACGGCGTTCCAGCAGGTCACCGGCTGGCACCGCCGGGTGCCGCCGGACTGA